In the genome of Leptospira tipperaryensis, one region contains:
- a CDS encoding DUF6817 domain-containing protein, whose product MDPNRTLLDRLRTLNAEKFEHIHGDLLTHLVGTFRILADWGSPETLCNAGLYHAVYGTFAYQNPLIGTEARTEIQEIIGEKSETLVFLYGSCDRGYFYSQFGKNETIKHKNWMTKEIRILTRKETEDLCELTAANELELALTNDSFLVQYGDELKSLFERMSSYLSENAISECRKVFHLHTF is encoded by the coding sequence ATCGATCCGAATAGAACGCTCTTGGATCGTCTTCGTACACTCAACGCGGAGAAGTTCGAACATATACACGGGGATTTACTCACGCACCTCGTCGGTACGTTTCGAATTTTAGCGGACTGGGGTTCTCCCGAAACTCTCTGCAACGCCGGTCTCTATCACGCCGTCTACGGAACTTTTGCTTATCAGAATCCTCTGATCGGAACCGAAGCAAGAACCGAGATTCAGGAAATCATAGGAGAAAAATCGGAAACGTTAGTCTTTCTTTATGGCTCTTGTGATAGGGGATATTTTTATTCCCAATTCGGAAAAAACGAAACAATCAAACATAAGAATTGGATGACAAAGGAGATTCGGATCTTAACACGCAAAGAAACGGAAGATCTCTGCGAATTAACCGCCGCCAACGAATTGGAACTCGCGTTGACAAACGACTCCTTTCTGGTCCAATACGGAGACGAACTCAAAAGTTTGTTTGAAAGGATGAGTTCCTATCTTTCGGAAAACGCAATTTCAGAATGCAGAAAAGTTTTCCATCTCCATACATTCTAA
- a CDS encoding DoxX family protein — protein MSASNLSKKNLILVSLRILVALIFLQTLFFKFTGAPESVAIFSKLGTEPWGRIGTGVLELFASVLLFIPGLGWSGSLLGAGLMSGAILSHLFVIGIEQENDGGFLFLLALTSAAACFVLLWLEREKLTEIVRKRMQK, from the coding sequence TTGTCAGCATCCAATCTTTCGAAAAAGAATCTAATCCTTGTTAGCTTAAGAATTCTCGTCGCTCTGATCTTTCTTCAGACTTTATTTTTCAAATTTACCGGAGCTCCCGAATCGGTGGCTATCTTTTCAAAATTAGGAACGGAACCTTGGGGAAGAATTGGAACCGGTGTTCTGGAATTGTTTGCTTCGGTTTTGCTTTTTATTCCGGGTCTTGGATGGTCCGGATCGCTACTCGGAGCGGGGCTCATGTCGGGAGCCATTCTTTCCCATCTTTTTGTAATCGGAATCGAACAAGAAAACGACGGGGGTTTTTTATTCCTCCTCGCGCTGACAAGCGCCGCGGCGTGTTTCGTCCTTCTTTGGTTGGAAAGAGAAAAGCTAACAGAGATTGTACGAAAACGGATGCAAAAATAA
- a CDS encoding NAD(P)/FAD-dependent oxidoreductase yields the protein MIQELQLRVAPEIAGQEEELRAFVSKTLKINSQEIRHIEIVNRSIDARQKTIYINLKVLVFIHEDFVEKPILLPDYPNVSNAEEVIVIGAGPAGLFASLQLILSGKKPILLERGKDVKSRPLDLKEVNIHHNVNEDSNYCFGEGGAGTYSDGKLYTRSKKRGNVREILELLVGFGASRDILIEAHPHIGTNKLPKIVRNIREKIIEQGGEVHFNQRVVDFLLNGNQIVGVETKNGDKIYAKKVILATGHSARDIFELLNRKQIEIELKLLAIGVRVEHQQSLIDSIQYSCENRGPYLPPSPYSIVKQVDGRGVYSFCMCPGGVIAACATKPEEIVTNGWSSSKRARPSANSGIVVELRHEDFKLFSKYGALAAMEFQKSIEHKAWIAGGKRQTAPAQKLGDFVNDKLSADLPKTSYTPGITSVELKNVLPDFIFRSLQLAFKEFDKSMRGYLTNEAVVHAPETRTSSPVSIPRDTETLQHVRIQGLYPCGEGAGYAGGIVSAAMDGIRCALACA from the coding sequence ATGATACAAGAACTGCAACTTCGTGTTGCTCCGGAGATTGCGGGGCAGGAAGAAGAACTTCGAGCGTTTGTTTCTAAAACTCTCAAAATCAATTCTCAAGAAATCCGTCATATCGAAATCGTAAATCGTTCGATTGATGCGAGACAAAAAACGATCTACATCAATCTCAAAGTTTTAGTTTTTATTCACGAAGACTTCGTGGAAAAACCGATTCTTCTTCCGGATTATCCGAACGTTTCCAACGCGGAAGAAGTAATCGTCATCGGCGCGGGTCCCGCGGGGCTCTTTGCTTCTCTGCAATTGATTCTTTCCGGCAAAAAGCCGATTCTTCTCGAAAGAGGAAAGGACGTAAAAAGTCGTCCGCTCGACCTCAAAGAAGTAAACATCCATCACAACGTAAACGAAGATTCCAATTATTGTTTTGGAGAAGGCGGAGCGGGAACGTATTCGGACGGCAAACTCTATACGAGATCGAAAAAGAGGGGCAACGTCCGCGAAATCTTAGAACTCCTCGTCGGCTTTGGTGCGAGTCGCGATATCTTGATCGAAGCACATCCGCATATCGGAACAAACAAACTTCCTAAGATCGTTCGAAACATTCGAGAAAAAATCATAGAACAAGGCGGAGAAGTTCATTTTAATCAGAGGGTCGTCGACTTTTTGTTAAACGGAAATCAAATTGTAGGAGTGGAAACCAAAAACGGCGATAAGATATATGCAAAAAAAGTAATTCTTGCCACCGGTCATTCCGCAAGAGACATTTTTGAATTGTTAAATCGAAAACAGATCGAAATCGAACTCAAACTTCTTGCGATCGGAGTCAGGGTGGAACATCAACAATCCTTGATTGATTCGATTCAATACAGTTGTGAAAATCGAGGACCGTATCTTCCGCCTTCTCCTTATAGTATCGTAAAGCAGGTGGACGGAAGAGGGGTTTATTCTTTTTGTATGTGTCCCGGCGGAGTGATAGCCGCGTGCGCCACTAAACCCGAAGAGATCGTCACCAACGGATGGTCTTCCTCCAAAAGAGCGAGACCTTCGGCAAATTCCGGGATCGTAGTGGAATTAAGACACGAGGACTTTAAACTCTTCTCCAAATACGGCGCGTTAGCCGCCATGGAATTTCAAAAATCGATCGAACACAAGGCTTGGATCGCAGGCGGAAAAAGACAGACCGCGCCCGCGCAAAAACTCGGGGACTTTGTAAACGACAAACTCTCGGCCGATCTTCCAAAAACTTCTTACACCCCTGGAATCACTTCGGTGGAATTAAAAAACGTCCTTCCTGATTTTATCTTTCGGTCCTTACAACTTGCATTCAAAGAATTTGATAAATCGATGCGCGGTTATCTAACCAACGAAGCGGTCGTTCACGCACCGGAGACTCGCACTTCTTCTCCTGTTAGCATTCCAAGAGATACGGAAACCTTACAACACGTGAGGATCCAAGGTTTGTATCCTTGTGGTGAAGGTGCGGGTTATGCGGGAGGAATTGTTTCCGCCGCGATGGACGGGATTCGTTGCGCCCTCGCTTGCGCCTAA
- a CDS encoding YciI family protein, producing MNEFLILMRLDLITKEEQPSPQQLQVYMKQYHDWVETITAQKKFLGGKGLSTEGKVIKSNQVITDGPFVEIKESLAGFIMILAEDFEEAVSIAKECPILGGAGNSVEVRQVVSVHEKG from the coding sequence ATGAACGAATTTTTAATACTGATGCGTTTGGATCTTATCACAAAAGAAGAACAACCCTCTCCACAACAACTTCAAGTTTATATGAAACAATATCACGATTGGGTGGAAACTATCACGGCCCAGAAAAAATTTCTCGGAGGCAAGGGGCTTTCGACGGAAGGGAAGGTGATAAAATCCAACCAGGTGATCACGGACGGTCCTTTTGTGGAGATCAAAGAATCACTTGCAGGTTTTATTATGATCTTGGCTGAAGACTTCGAAGAAGCCGTATCGATTGCAAAGGAATGTCCCATCTTAGGAGGCGCCGGCAATAGCGTAGAAGTGAGACAGGTGGTTTCCGTTCACGAAAAAGGATAA
- a CDS encoding alpha/beta hydrolase codes for MKLKLIGILFGFFFLIFLFLSVGIWSASNQLLFPVWKGVTKDLSVCTEETEKYWGKGCGNLRLTQEFRFEEVKIPSINGYELPGWLIRVSENQFGRAPGVILLVHGGGSDRREETKLIRFFLNQKLDVLTFDLGCHGEAPCPISGLTYGHRESRDVLSSYLFLTDRYSKVYAMGSSVGAASILIALPSMPKLRAVIAENPMLSFEKLILDSPASPDLIPNWFIRLLIRLTMFRGEFDGLLSPLHSLRIEKTIPIYFIHSKEDNVVPYMHTKELTNVYKGPKTFWLSEKGNHGTIWDADPIEYEKRLRDFLNQKYSLSTEVFK; via the coding sequence ATGAAGCTTAAATTGATAGGAATCCTATTCGGATTTTTTTTCTTGATCTTTCTTTTTCTCAGCGTGGGAATCTGGAGCGCGAGTAATCAATTACTCTTTCCCGTGTGGAAGGGAGTTACAAAAGACTTGTCGGTTTGTACGGAAGAAACCGAAAAATATTGGGGGAAGGGTTGTGGAAACCTTCGGCTCACTCAAGAATTTCGATTTGAAGAAGTCAAAATTCCATCGATCAACGGTTACGAACTTCCGGGCTGGTTGATTCGAGTTTCCGAGAACCAATTTGGACGCGCGCCAGGTGTTATCTTATTGGTTCACGGTGGAGGATCGGATCGAAGAGAGGAAACAAAACTCATTCGATTCTTTTTAAATCAAAAACTCGACGTTCTTACATTCGATCTTGGTTGTCACGGAGAAGCGCCTTGTCCCATCTCCGGTCTTACTTACGGACATCGAGAATCAAGAGACGTTCTCTCGAGTTATCTATTTCTTACGGATCGTTATTCGAAAGTTTATGCAATGGGATCCTCGGTCGGCGCGGCTTCGATTCTGATCGCACTTCCGTCTATGCCAAAGTTGAGGGCGGTGATCGCTGAAAATCCCATGCTCAGTTTTGAAAAACTAATTCTGGATTCGCCGGCATCTCCTGATTTGATTCCTAACTGGTTTATCCGTTTGCTAATTCGTTTAACAATGTTTCGAGGAGAATTCGACGGCCTCCTAAGTCCTTTACATTCTCTCCGTATCGAAAAAACGATTCCTATCTATTTTATTCATAGCAAAGAAGACAACGTGGTTCCTTATATGCATACGAAAGAATTGACAAACGTCTACAAGGGACCGAAAACTTTCTGGCTTTCAGAGAAAGGAAATCACGGAACAATTTGGGACGCAGATCCTATCGAATATGAAAAAAGGCTTCGCGATTTCTTAAATCAAAAGTATTCCCTTTCCACGGAGGTTTTTAAATGA
- a CDS encoding GyrI-like domain-containing protein has product METLSEKKLIGKRILLSLTDNKTQELWRSFMPRREEIQNRIGTEFYSMQIYDDSYFINFNPNSKFEKWASVEVSNFDHVPHDMETTILPAGLYAVFFFQGSSSEAPKIFQYIFGTWIPGSDFVLDQRPHFEILGDKYRNEDPNSEEEIWIPIRSK; this is encoded by the coding sequence ATGGAAACGTTATCTGAAAAAAAACTCATCGGAAAAAGAATTCTTTTGTCTCTAACGGACAACAAAACCCAAGAACTCTGGCGAAGTTTTATGCCAAGAAGAGAAGAGATTCAAAATAGAATCGGCACCGAATTCTATTCGATGCAAATATACGATGATTCTTATTTTATAAATTTTAATCCGAATTCTAAATTTGAGAAATGGGCGAGTGTGGAAGTTTCTAATTTTGATCACGTTCCGCATGATATGGAAACGACGATTCTTCCGGCGGGACTTTATGCGGTATTCTTCTTCCAAGGTTCTTCCAGTGAAGCTCCGAAAATCTTTCAGTATATTTTTGGGACTTGGATCCCCGGTTCCGATTTCGTTTTAGATCAAAGGCCTCATTTTGAAATTTTGGGAGATAAATACCGTAACGAGGATCCGAATTCGGAAGAGGAGATTTGGATTCCTATTCGATCAAAATAG
- a CDS encoding RNA polymerase sigma factor has product MENGELIPNLFRNEYRKIISVLCKRFGFDQIEIAEDIASETFLTAAQVWGVNGPPENPTAWLYSVAKNKAKNHLQRDTTLRNKVIPELKKNSIESVEKEIDLSPQNIEDSQLQMMFAICHPSIPGEAQIGLSLRILCGFGIEEIADAFLTNKETINKRLFRAKEKLRSENIKVEFPNPAEIDERLSAVLTTVYLLFNEGFYSTSRNKTLRKELSLEAIRLCSLLIENKNTDKPQVNALLSLMCFHTSRFEARQNEEGEPILYEEQDTNLWNSEWIRKGEFFLHRAARGDEISKYHLEAGIAYWHTQKEDTDKKWKNILQLYDHLLTIESSSVILLNRIFAFSKTNGKEEGIQEAEKLKLTDNRYYFLLLGDLYADLDQRKSELNFKNALSLSKTQNEKNSIQKRIDRLRDTEINT; this is encoded by the coding sequence ATGGAAAACGGAGAACTGATTCCCAATCTATTTCGAAACGAGTACAGAAAAATAATTTCAGTGCTCTGCAAACGTTTTGGATTTGATCAGATTGAAATTGCGGAAGACATCGCGAGTGAAACGTTTCTTACGGCGGCTCAAGTTTGGGGAGTGAACGGTCCTCCCGAAAATCCAACCGCTTGGCTTTACAGCGTCGCAAAAAATAAGGCGAAGAATCATTTACAACGCGACACAACCCTTCGAAACAAAGTAATTCCGGAATTAAAAAAGAATTCTATAGAATCCGTAGAAAAGGAGATCGACCTTTCTCCACAAAACATAGAAGACAGCCAACTACAGATGATGTTCGCGATCTGTCATCCTTCGATTCCCGGGGAAGCGCAAATCGGACTTTCTCTTCGGATTCTCTGCGGATTTGGAATTGAAGAAATCGCAGACGCCTTTCTTACAAACAAGGAAACGATCAACAAACGATTGTTTCGAGCAAAGGAAAAACTTAGAAGTGAAAACATCAAAGTAGAATTCCCGAATCCGGCGGAGATCGACGAACGTCTCTCAGCCGTTTTGACTACCGTCTATTTGTTGTTTAACGAAGGATTTTATTCTACCAGCCGAAACAAGACACTTCGAAAAGAACTTTCGTTGGAAGCAATTCGTCTTTGTAGCCTTCTTATTGAAAATAAGAATACGGACAAACCCCAAGTAAACGCGCTCCTTTCTCTCATGTGTTTTCATACTTCTCGATTTGAAGCGAGACAGAACGAAGAAGGGGAACCGATCTTATACGAAGAACAAGATACAAATCTCTGGAATTCGGAATGGATTCGTAAGGGAGAATTTTTTCTTCACCGCGCGGCGAGAGGAGATGAAATTTCAAAGTATCACCTGGAAGCGGGAATCGCTTATTGGCATACGCAGAAGGAAGATACTGATAAAAAATGGAAAAACATTCTGCAACTCTACGATCATCTTCTTACGATCGAAAGTTCTTCGGTGATTCTCCTCAATCGGATTTTCGCGTTTTCTAAAACAAACGGAAAGGAAGAAGGGATCCAAGAAGCCGAAAAATTAAAACTCACGGACAATCGTTATTACTTTCTTCTATTAGGGGATCTATACGCGGATCTGGACCAAAGAAAATCGGAATTGAATTTTAAAAACGCCCTTTCTCTCTCTAAAACACAAAATGAAAAAAACTCCATTCAGAAAAGAATCGATCGTCTTCGAGATACGGAAATAAATACTTGA
- a CDS encoding ArsR/SmtB family transcription factor — protein MVELLENEQKLDRVFTALADRSRRQMLERLREGSLTISELAEPFSMSFAGVAKHIDVLNAAGLVRKVRAPEDGRSFRLELQNKTISEAFAWLTYHQEFWTNKLDRLEAFMEEEENKNDEPRTKSRKKN, from the coding sequence ATGGTTGAATTACTCGAAAACGAACAGAAGCTCGATCGCGTGTTTACCGCGCTCGCGGATCGTTCTCGGCGGCAGATGCTGGAACGTCTGCGCGAGGGTTCGCTTACGATTTCAGAGTTGGCGGAGCCCTTCTCGATGTCGTTTGCAGGAGTTGCAAAACATATCGATGTCTTGAACGCGGCGGGTTTGGTTCGCAAAGTACGAGCCCCCGAAGACGGAAGAAGTTTTCGGCTCGAGTTGCAAAACAAAACGATTTCGGAAGCCTTTGCCTGGCTTACCTATCATCAAGAATTCTGGACCAACAAACTCGATAGACTCGAAGCATTTATGGAAGAAGAGGAGAATAAGAATGACGAACCCCGTACTAAAAGTAGAAAAAAAAATTAA
- a CDS encoding SRPBCC family protein: MTNPVLKVEKKINADQTRLFRAWLDAENLMRWFLSGDPVVESVAIDPRPGGKFRIDMSLNGKTLPHEGEYQTIEEPTKLVFTWRSHATGGLDTLVTITFTALPMTTVATSTGAIQKPQTLVTLIHERLADESAIKSHTYGWTHILDAYSEWFNEKN, encoded by the coding sequence ATGACGAACCCCGTACTAAAAGTAGAAAAAAAAATTAACGCGGACCAAACCCGACTCTTTCGAGCGTGGCTTGACGCTGAAAATTTAATGCGATGGTTTTTATCCGGAGATCCCGTTGTGGAATCCGTCGCCATCGATCCGCGTCCCGGTGGAAAATTTCGAATCGATATGTCTCTCAACGGGAAAACCCTTCCCCACGAAGGTGAATACCAAACCATTGAAGAGCCTACTAAGTTAGTCTTCACTTGGCGTTCCCATGCTACCGGCGGACTTGATACTCTGGTTACGATCACTTTCACCGCACTTCCTATGACTACGGTCGCAACTTCTACCGGTGCGATTCAAAAACCTCAGACTCTTGTGACTTTGATTCACGAACGTCTCGCCGACGAGAGCGCAATCAAATCTCATACCTATGGCTGGACCCATATTCTCGATGCCTACTCGGAATGGTTTAACGAGAAAAACTAA
- a CDS encoding long-chain fatty acid--CoA ligase has protein sequence MKTSQIPPIQSKTLYNVMKASAEKFADSTAQYYKPDGKNYQPNSFKNLYETVQQIGSGLISLGLEPGTPIGLIADSGARWIWCSMGITNVGCVDVPRGTDSTEEDLRYILNHAECSIAFLENETALKKILNQKEAFPHLKKIILFDKKGGIADTNPFEVILLSDLIQKGKDWIQSKGRDEFHKRGSAIREEDLATIVYTSGTTGKPKGVMLTHKNIVFNVDSALEGTDLKIYPTDRSMAYLPPWHIAERLVETVCIRAGGAEAFTSISTLSQDLAEIKPTLLLSVPRVWESLYNKIHDKARSSSPAQQALFGLFKEIAVTYYKHISRLQGLEFHLTEQSTFASLWQKFISLWVVLLLWLPNQIAQLAFNKIKDGLGGELRFALSGAGALPQYIDLFFNAIGIPILEGYGMTELSGISTRRIFGEISVGTLGRCIPGVQIKLMDEKGKEITKPGVKGIAWHKGDHVMKGYYKEPEKTKDILSSDGWLNSGDLLAWTTSGELKYSGRAKDTIVLLGGENLEPEPIEFALVRSQFIHQAMVVGHDQKTLGALIVPNEEALEKYLKELRSKMLSEVKNLNGDQDVLSLFKNEIKSLISNDNGFKNFEKVSSFRILDKKFEPGDELTQTMKIKRNVVADKYKKEIEEMYK, from the coding sequence ATGAAAACCAGTCAGATTCCCCCAATCCAATCCAAAACCTTATACAATGTTATGAAAGCTTCTGCGGAGAAGTTTGCAGATTCTACGGCGCAATACTACAAACCCGACGGTAAAAATTACCAACCCAACAGTTTTAAAAATCTCTATGAGACCGTTCAACAAATCGGCTCCGGTTTGATTTCCCTTGGCCTTGAACCCGGAACTCCGATCGGTCTGATCGCGGATTCGGGAGCTCGTTGGATCTGGTGTAGTATGGGAATCACCAACGTAGGTTGCGTCGATGTTCCCCGAGGAACGGATTCTACGGAAGAAGATTTGCGTTATATTCTAAACCACGCTGAATGTTCGATCGCGTTTTTAGAAAACGAAACAGCTCTGAAAAAAATTCTCAATCAGAAGGAAGCGTTTCCTCATCTGAAAAAAATCATTCTTTTCGATAAAAAAGGCGGGATCGCCGACACAAATCCTTTTGAAGTCATTTTGTTAAGCGACTTGATTCAAAAAGGAAAAGATTGGATTCAATCCAAGGGAAGAGACGAGTTTCACAAAAGAGGATCCGCGATCAGAGAAGAAGATCTTGCGACGATCGTCTACACTTCCGGCACCACGGGCAAACCGAAGGGTGTGATGCTCACTCATAAGAATATCGTTTTTAACGTGGATAGCGCTTTGGAAGGAACCGATCTCAAGATCTATCCTACGGACAGAAGTATGGCGTATCTTCCTCCTTGGCATATCGCCGAAAGACTCGTGGAAACGGTTTGTATCCGCGCAGGCGGAGCCGAAGCCTTTACTTCGATATCGACTCTTAGTCAAGATCTTGCTGAAATTAAACCGACCCTTCTTCTTTCGGTTCCGAGAGTCTGGGAAAGTCTTTACAATAAAATTCACGACAAGGCTCGATCTTCTTCTCCCGCACAACAGGCGTTATTCGGGTTGTTCAAAGAAATTGCAGTCACCTACTACAAACATATTTCCAGACTTCAAGGGTTGGAATTTCATCTAACGGAACAATCCACGTTCGCCTCTCTATGGCAAAAATTTATTTCCTTGTGGGTGGTTCTGCTTCTCTGGTTGCCGAACCAGATCGCACAACTTGCGTTTAACAAAATCAAAGACGGATTGGGTGGAGAATTGAGATTCGCACTTTCCGGAGCCGGAGCGCTTCCACAATATATCGATTTGTTTTTTAACGCGATTGGAATTCCGATTTTAGAAGGATACGGAATGACGGAATTATCCGGAATTTCTACGAGAAGAATTTTCGGAGAAATTTCCGTAGGAACCTTGGGACGTTGTATTCCCGGAGTTCAGATCAAACTCATGGACGAGAAGGGAAAAGAAATCACGAAACCCGGAGTCAAAGGGATCGCCTGGCACAAGGGCGATCACGTCATGAAAGGTTACTACAAAGAACCTGAAAAAACAAAGGATATTTTGAGTTCGGACGGATGGTTGAACTCCGGAGATCTTTTGGCTTGGACCACTTCGGGAGAATTAAAATATTCAGGAAGGGCCAAAGATACGATCGTACTTTTAGGCGGGGAAAATCTGGAGCCGGAACCGATCGAATTCGCTCTTGTAAGAAGTCAGTTTATTCATCAGGCGATGGTGGTCGGGCACGACCAAAAAACGTTAGGCGCCTTGATCGTACCCAACGAAGAGGCTCTCGAAAAATATCTGAAAGAACTTCGCTCTAAAATGTTAAGCGAAGTGAAGAATTTAAACGGAGATCAGGACGTTCTTAGTCTTTTTAAAAACGAAATCAAATCCCTGATATCCAACGATAACGGGTTTAAGAATTTCGAAAAAGTATCGAGCTTTCGAATTCTTGATAAGAAATTCGAACCCGGAGACGAACTGACTCAAACCATGAAAATAAAACGAAACGTTGTGGCCGATAAGTACAAAAAAGAAATCGAAGAAATGTACAAATAG
- a CDS encoding MFS transporter, whose protein sequence is MFEDQKNPLFICILLGFGTVLGLSGIDLVLPSIPKLPEILGGDQTLSQFVIASFVAGTAFGMILFGNVSSRIGTSSLLFLSLACYSLTSFLCSFSPNLNTLIVFRFFQGLSSSAAAVLAPGIIKGLFDEKGAAKALGILGSVESLVPALAPILGVWFLGIGSWKYSFFVTSFFSFLLALVFLTIRLNGFSKPSSGARSGSYRTLLLSPVFQRYSLSQALNLGGLLVFVFGAPVVIVKTMDSDIHKFAQMQTIGVAFFIIGAVLSSSYLNRKIDSEHLVSIGTALCLLSSLFMIFFSILGENHPNTILLIFPLMNLGLGLRGPNGFLKGIIAANGDDNRGSSLILLSIISISAGGTAIIAPFLNYGLLALSLFVGILHGIACLLLIFLPSLPSDSK, encoded by the coding sequence ATGTTCGAAGATCAAAAGAATCCGCTTTTTATTTGTATCCTCTTAGGTTTCGGCACGGTCCTCGGACTTTCCGGAATCGACTTGGTGTTGCCGAGCATTCCGAAACTCCCTGAAATTTTGGGAGGAGATCAGACCTTATCCCAATTTGTAATCGCGTCCTTTGTCGCTGGAACCGCGTTCGGAATGATTCTTTTTGGAAACGTCTCTTCTCGAATCGGCACGTCCTCCCTTCTTTTCCTTTCTCTCGCTTGCTATTCCCTTACTTCCTTTCTTTGTTCCTTCTCGCCTAACTTAAATACGTTGATCGTCTTTCGATTTTTTCAAGGACTTTCCTCTTCTGCGGCTGCCGTTCTTGCTCCGGGAATTATCAAGGGACTCTTTGACGAAAAAGGAGCGGCCAAAGCCTTAGGAATTTTGGGAAGTGTGGAATCGTTAGTTCCGGCTCTGGCTCCTATCTTGGGAGTTTGGTTTTTAGGCATCGGGAGTTGGAAATATTCATTTTTTGTAACATCCTTTTTTTCCTTCTTACTCGCGCTTGTGTTTCTTACCATTCGATTGAACGGATTTTCAAAACCGTCTTCCGGCGCAAGATCGGGATCGTATCGAACTCTTCTTTTGTCTCCGGTCTTTCAGAGATATTCTCTCAGTCAGGCTCTGAATCTAGGAGGTCTTCTCGTTTTTGTATTCGGTGCGCCGGTTGTGATCGTAAAAACGATGGATTCCGATATTCATAAATTTGCTCAGATGCAGACGATCGGCGTCGCGTTCTTTATCATCGGCGCCGTTCTTTCTTCTTCTTATCTCAATCGCAAAATAGATTCGGAACATCTTGTTTCGATCGGAACCGCACTTTGTCTTCTATCTTCCCTCTTCATGATTTTCTTTTCTATTCTGGGTGAGAATCATCCAAACACCATTCTTCTTATTTTTCCTCTTATGAATTTAGGACTGGGACTCAGAGGTCCGAACGGTTTTTTAAAAGGAATCATAGCCGCGAACGGAGACGACAACAGAGGATCTTCTCTGATACTTCTTTCGATCATTTCAATTTCAGCGGGGGGAACCGCGATCATCGCTCCTTTTTTAAACTACGGTCTTCTGGCCTTGAGTTTGTTTGTGGGAATTCTTCACGGAATCGCATGTTTGCTTCTGATCTTTCTTCCTTCGTTGCCTTCCGATTCGAAATAA
- a CDS encoding transporter, producing the protein MKFNAALYPFLFASVAAIGNAFFAYGQKKSTAISAPFLFLVPTLLVCIGLLTFSLFFYKPETLKEYLSENWTYFLISGVGLYFTFLGFYLLYSRFGASYYILYAVLSILTTSIFVGVIVFSEKINLFHYLSILSALVSIFFFNYGQNLNK; encoded by the coding sequence ATGAAATTCAATGCCGCACTCTATCCGTTCTTATTCGCTTCCGTCGCCGCGATCGGAAACGCATTCTTCGCTTACGGTCAAAAAAAATCCACTGCGATCTCGGCGCCGTTTTTATTTCTTGTTCCCACACTTTTGGTTTGTATCGGTCTTTTGACCTTTTCGCTTTTCTTTTACAAACCCGAAACTCTCAAAGAATATCTTTCGGAAAACTGGACTTACTTTTTAATCAGCGGCGTAGGATTGTATTTTACTTTTTTAGGATTTTATCTTCTCTACAGTCGTTTCGGAGCTTCTTATTATATTTTATACGCAGTGCTTTCCATTCTTACCACTTCCATCTTTGTCGGAGTAATCGTCTTTTCCGAGAAAATCAATCTCTTTCATTATCTCTCGATTCTTTCCGCTCTCGTTTCTATTTTCTTTTTCAACTACGGTCAAAACTTAAACAAATGA